The sequence CATCATTAAGCTGTGGAACGCCCCTGATTCAATCGCACTTTGCGCCCTGTTTCACTCTGTTTACTCAAACTCTTACAGTAACATTGTACTATTCAACCCCGAAACCGAAAGGGACAAAGTTCGTAGTCTTATCGGTGAAGAAGCCGAAAGATTAGCTCATTTGTTTTGTGTTGTTCATCGCCAATCTCTTGTCCATAAAGATATTATTTGTAAGTTTACTGAGTCAGAGCTTGTAGAGTTTCTAGAAGCTTCTGAGGTTTCGTTAGCGAATGCTAACGAAGAAGGTGTGTTTGATAGTGAGGAAAAATGGCGTAAAAAGGTTAACTTACTTATTCCGAAAAATGGGGTGATTGGAAAACATTATGTAACAGGTGAAGAGATTTTGGTTTCAAGAAGAATGATTGGTGTGTTTCTTTTCATGACATTAGCCGATATTAGTGAACAATATTTCGGTTTTCAGGATGTTTTATATGAAAACTGGAACGGTCGACTTGAATTAACCGAAAGTCGGTATGAAACATTGTATCCTGGAAATGGGAAGCCAGGTTTATGGATGAATGCAGCTTCAAGAATGGGTGCAGTTTACACGCTTTTGGTTCGAGAAGAAGAGATTTCAATGAAAGAAGGTAAAAAGAGTGGTGGTGGGGTTGAACGAGACGAAGATATCGAGCTAGTGGTCCCACCGGTTTTCGAAAAGTGTAGCAAGATTCTTGATGCAAGTGATCAGATTAAGGCTAGGGACTTATACTGGGAGGTGGTTTATGATGATGGGTGTGATGAGGGTAAGAAGGAAAAGGATGAGGAGAAGTTGGTTAAGTGTATTGAGTTGAACCCATTTGTGGGTGAGCCGCATGTGTTGTTGGGTCAGGTTTATTTGGGTAAAGGGAGGTTTGAAGAGGGTGAAAAAGAGATTGAAAAGGGTTTGAGTTTGTTGTTGGAATGGGGGTGTTCTTGGGACAAAAGAATATCATGGGAAGGGTGGGTGGCTTGGAGTAGGGTGATGTTGAATAAGGCTAAAGACAAGTCTTGGCCAACAACTGCATGGGGTATTATCAATTTGGGGCTTGTTAAGTAGATAGTTAGATGATTTAATTAATGAAGATGTGGGGTGATTGGGTATGAAGGTGTTGGTTTGTTGCGAATAATAAGAGAATAAAGTATCTAGCTAGCTTcatgaaatatatatatttcatgATAGGTTTAATTTAGTTAAGTTGTGTGTTTATGTTTTTAGTTTTATGTgtgttttttttagtgtttttttaTCAGTATCACCGATGTTTAGTAGTGGACATGATATGATATGTTTAAAATCGTTGAGTTTATTTACAGTTACTAATGTAGTAATGTGTGTAATGTGTATAATGTAACATTAACCCGCCCACTGCACCTCTAACATGGGCCACCAACTGGGGGCTTTGCCAAGTTTTGTTGGGGGGTATAGATGGATATGTTTAATGAAGTCGAGATGGTAATCTGGTATGGGTTTGTTCAAAGCCTCGAAGTGTGAGATTGTTGAGTGTGGATAGGTTTAAACAAACGAAAAAGAAATAGCTGCAGGAATCTCGTGCGTTGCGAGATTGGAGTCCAGATGGCGAGAAAGTTGGCAGGGATCGAACTTTCTGGAAGCTGAAAATCTCGCGTTTGGATTCAAGATTTCGAGTTTGGATGTGGCTTGCTAAACGCGAGGCATAGCTCGCGAAACGCGAGATTTTGGCTTGCAGGTCAAGTTGGTCTAGAAGTTTTCTTATTTCGTTTTGCCCTATAAATACATCCCTATGTAACATGTAATTGTGTGCGCGAAATAATAAGAAGAAAATctttggtttgcgcccgtggactaaACTTTTCATTGTGtttggagttgagatataaccacgttaaatcctttGTGTTGTTTACTATTTATTTAACGTTTATGTTTTTTATTCGTTTGTCATCTGTGAGTTAGTGATTGTGATCAATCACTTGTCTTGATTGAGTCCTTAATTTCTAACACAATGATAGTCGAAAACAGAAGAGGAAGGAAGAGATAAAGACGAAGGGAGAGAGGTAGGGATGGCATCAGGTCGGGTTTGGGCCGGGTTTAGATAATCCCAGACCCGAACCCGGTTAAGAAACCTTGTCCCAATCTCGGACCCGGACCCTTCGGGTCCCCATTAAGTTATTAACCATCGGGTTATTGGGTTTCTCCACGGGTAAACGGAGATCCCCATTTACTTACTAACACTCGGGCTACCGGGTTTATCGCGGGTATCGAATATCTCCGTTGTTACTCAATAATgttattaaaatgagtattaaaTCTAAATGACTATATATAAATATCGAACAATAGTATAATATGACATTGTAgcttatattaatattgttaaattTTATTAATGTTTATAAATAATTTTAAAATTTCCTTCGGTTCGGGTATATGGGTCGGGTATACTGGCTGGGTATGCGGGTTTATATCTAAGCCCATCCCCATACTCGAACCCGCATAAAAAATTAAAACTATCTCCATACTCGGCCCATTTCCCGAAAACCCGGACCCGAACCCACCCAAAAAATGCCGGGTTTCGAGTTTATCCATCGGATGCGGGTCTTTTTGCCATCCCTAGACCTAGGATTTCATAGTAATGAGGATAGGTCATTGTACCAGTGTGAAAGTGGAAAGTTGAAGGTGTAGATTTTGAGATTGTgactaatgataccgcaacccgcatgcgcacctcatatgtatACGGGCGCTtactagtgtgcgtatgcgtgtgtttgtgtgcgttatgcggtatgcggattcgtatctgatgcctttgttctcggtacagcgATTACCTGGCTAACacgtaaatatcttttccataattacatcagtgattcgggggagtttgttatggaaaggattgccaatatctcggatggttctagaattagggtttgcctatatatacaaaccctaactatcattctaagcATCATCACATTACGTAACTATCATCTGCCATACGCCTTACGCAATTAAGCATCATTCTtcgtcttttcaaggttaacaggttagttcttcattaaactagcacctacaaccttatttggggccttctgatcagcgatcgctatcaaaggtggacttaatcacttggccacctcgccgacatcatcatgtcggccagggttattcacggtagccggaccggagagccttgttctaagatccttaaaccccactaacGCATTGAGTaggcatgttaaaccctatggtaaaaatatgcatgatcaagtggtgctttcattgagagtcgaattagttCAAGATTGTTTAATTGCTTTCTCTtttaaaaggttttgaattataaggcttattgttcacgaaattttttgaatttttttcttttaacagtatcatgacttctggggactcgtcggaacgtactcacacggataatcaaaacacaccatctggcagtcagcatatgcaggctatgactacgggggcggggtacgcgccatatcttccacctgtatccagcgagccttttcagaggtataagccgatatatccagatgggattacaccgccaagggcaaactcgccggtTACCACCACACGGTTGGATTTTtccgcagtggatccaagggtcatcttggtaggcactgGCGGTGAAACAGTAGGTCCGCACgtagtatgctgcggccaggtacctatttatagtaccacggtttcaatccctctacagacgcagagtgttcagcatAATTCAtagtttacaccgttgcaaccttggcaaccaccgcgtccaatttcgcagtttttaactcctgcggatgcgcaggcattacttaatagttgggggttcggtgtcattccggatgccaattctcattggacgccgataaccgcagaaaagcaaagcactgcgcatacggttgggcttatagcggcatatcctcaggtctcacaggcatctgcgccacaggtttcggcaccttttcagatACCCGTATACTCTGCGTCTGCAAGCTTGCCTTCTTTCCCAAATCAGCCTTGGCTGTATCCGCAAACGCCAGGGCAGccatggcaaaatattcaggggcaggcgaatctcgcaagccaatttatgcaggcggcacctcctgacatggtccacctattttcacaacctgattttgttcaggatatgatgaggcgtttcttcgcagggctcaaaggtgaccctgttaaaccaccttttgagctaccaactaccTTTGATAAGTTTCCTCTGCATATAACTACATATCCGTTTCCATCTgcgccaaagatacctcatacgttgggtacttacaatggcttaactgatccggatgacttcttacagcgttttgaaggcgcaatgcgcactcaaggttgggtggatccggttgcgtgtcagatatttccaatgacactgcagggtattactcgtgaatggtttaataaactgccggcgggtagtatagccGGGTTTATGGATATGCGGACTAAATtcttactgcaatatcagaatcagaggccacgcaagCTCACTCATATCGAGTGTCATGATATTGCGCAGAAGtctaaggaatctttgggtgaatttctcacaagatatactaatgagtgtctgcgcataccagatctcaagccagagcaacagatttccggactcatacatggtataaactcagaacgtcatccaacgctggtaaggcgtctgcgccatacggtcccaacaacttatgcgaaagcgcttaatgaatgccatgactatatgtggagtggcgaagataatgatattccaacagctagttcacgcaacgagaggaaagacgatgatgatcgttcgcgtgatcaaaatcgtggcaataactctcgcggaaggtatcctagcggtggtcctatcaggaatgataaagggaaatcaagtggtaattatcgaaacaataatcagcgcgacatcaacaatcagaactatgcgctgcttaaaagtttgtccaaaacggcaaaagaaattttggcaaccgaaccagtgtgcgcgaactttgcggtcccaactccgcttacagaatttggtaagcgggataaaacaaagtattgtgaattccatgatgactacggtcatgacactaatcggtgtaaaaacttaatGGAACGAGTGCTCGAAGCACTGCGTGCAGTCAAGTTGGATCACCTGAAACCACCTAAGAAGGATAAGGGAAAAACTGCGGAGGAAGGTTCaaaggctaaaactttcgcatggcaaaaagttgataaaacaaaaagCGCTGACTTAACCATCAATATGGTCGAGGtagagaaagttagccagcggagaaagtacagtGATCAGCAGGATTGGGAACTTCTTCCAATTACTTTCCCTCCTGTCATGTCAATCGACACAATTAATGAGccgattatcatcaagtgtcgcatcccttcTTGCAGAGTACAAATTAaatg comes from Rutidosis leptorrhynchoides isolate AG116_Rl617_1_P2 chromosome 4, CSIRO_AGI_Rlap_v1, whole genome shotgun sequence and encodes:
- the LOC139842557 gene encoding uncharacterized protein, which translates into the protein MPSAMSPSISTNQKLQILLGLAKPFLREELEKIDPKLPSLISILCSTGAGECFHRTGSFLDHLRHVYRIIKLWNAPDSIALCALFHSVYSNSYSNIVLFNPETERDKVRSLIGEEAERLAHLFCVVHRQSLVHKDIICKFTESELVEFLEASEVSLANANEEGVFDSEEKWRKKVNLLIPKNGVIGKHYVTGEEILVSRRMIGVFLFMTLADISEQYFGFQDVLYENWNGRLELTESRYETLYPGNGKPGLWMNAASRMGAVYTLLVREEEISMKEGKKSGGGVERDEDIELVVPPVFEKCSKILDASDQIKARDLYWEVVYDDGCDEGKKEKDEEKLVKCIELNPFVGEPHVLLGQVYLGKGRFEEGEKEIEKGLSLLLEWGCSWDKRISWEGWVAWSRVMLNKAKDKSWPTTAWGIINLGLVK